The following DNA comes from Astatotilapia calliptera chromosome 6, fAstCal1.2, whole genome shotgun sequence.
TAAATCCAAAGTGTTGCCAGACATCTGCCTTTAGGCTCGGTGGCACATTCCCGGGAGTAGCCATGATGGTTCATGCGTCCAGGTCACTTAACTCTCGCGTGACTTCCTCATGTTAACCGCTTGCAAATTTCATACGCGGCAAACtacatatgtataaaaaaaaatcgatttccggatttaatgaatcgatatcgttTTATTCCAgttagaatcgattttaatcgatgaatcgattttttaaacccacccctactcTATAGTATTCAATGAGAGGACCCTGCACGTCAATTCTCGACGCGAGGGGGGTACCCTGCGCGTCGATAAGtgaagcagagggagcctgaccatgcatcacacgtttgacgagttgggagtgagaacgtgttggaaGAGCAGGATCAGTGACTACAGCACCTACTGCAGGAAGCCACGACATGACTCACCGGGGTCCATGTGTTTGTCTGCTCTGCGTCTGCTCTGAAAAGGGCAGATTTTAATAGCAAGCAAGGTTTTCTTTCCTCAGCAACGAAACCTTATGTTCTGAGTTGAACAACAGAAGGCGACAGAGAGCAACACAAACTGTAGAGCGGTGTCTCtgtatttttgtctttcataTCTTTGCTTATATTGGTAAATGGGGCGGTGTTAATAGGATTTACGAAGGGGtcacatgtttaaaataaagaaaccagTATGTTTGTGGCCATAGCTTCTGGAAAAAATGttctttataaaataaaatacaatacagCTTTGATTTCATTCATGAGAGATTTGCATCAGATTAAATCCCAGTACGTCATTCACAACTGTTTAAATGTCGGATATCAGTTTTTGCTAGACCATCTATTTATAATGTTAtggaataaatatatattcttagtggttattttctatttatattgttttatagaggccagcagggctggactgggacaaaaaaatcagcccattttgactagagaccagcccgaccaggtattataggaaaaaccataaagcctttgaatgaaaacaagcgctgttgtcacagtgatgtacactgtcttgttggtatatatgtatcaatctaataaacttaaacctacaccatcctccctattctggtattctaaacagtacctGAAAGTAGACTGcttggtcgagttaacctcctgaactatctacaacacatggtgaaaacctgaaagtaagacagagaagactagaggtgagacatgatcattactgattactgatgacagatttagatatattttcataaaccatTTTATTTGCCACATGTCAAACACCATGGCAgggcaaaaatattttttctaacattgcagcctttaaaaagtgaaaggagataGAAAGACAGATGAGAAATAAaaacttaattgactttttgatggcattttacacacagtactggtacagtatctagaaaatgtgggaaaatgctGGCATCATAAACAGTACTTAgctacttctgaagaaattatgatgggaccctaaaaaaaatactatgtacaataatggatttctatacattttacatcagataaaaacgtttgttgtaagattcagagcgataaacaaacaagagagaaaagccgatcagctgatcactgatcagtttcatgattgaagtagaaacaggagagggagggcgagagactgagagaagaagaggcagctgtgcagcaaagacacagaataactccagctttgtgtccatgacaaactgttccttttcacctcaataccaaACGCGCAATATTTTCTCTGTATACGAGACCATTCCGTTTTTTGCGggacggttggaaactctaataactaaccttataaataagataaaacaagttcAACCTGAATAAaatcatagcacccgcccagcagtatagaaactccgtcatgctagctacgCAGTACAAGtgattgtaactgactgtaaaaagtcagcacaacgaaaataaactccacctaaacttggtttatatctgacccagatagactgcagtcataacttcttacctgaagttcagttgctcctcctgcctttccgtcatcctccaccacttgctaatgttactgaatctgtggaagctccgcaatagccaccaccaaacaattgagttatttttacacatctcccagcatctggccaatccaccacctttcagtgtttataccgttacggaaaaaaaaaccccatcggcccataaaaacgaaaaatcaccatcggcccgcCGGGTCCAGCTATGGAGGCCAGTATAGAAAAACGCCACTTTGAGTTGTAACGACTGCAGAGGGGTAAATGcaaacacgcttacacacatAAGTAATAATTAGACTAATCCTATAGATCAGAGAGTCCCGAACATGATATTCGGAACCAACTTTGAATAACTAAAAGAACAATGGATAAACATATTAGATTATTGAGGTGTCGCAGagaggtgttttccttttctgtcctTTACAGAAGAAGGAGCAGATTCCAGAACCACCGCAAAACCACGAAGGGTTGGCAAGAATCCAGGAAGCACCAGACGAACGGATCTGGGCATGAAAGGGGGACCCAAAAGAAGCTAGCGTCTGCAGCTCTCTTtttccggtgttgtgccaaaaagtgattgtctgccaaaaagtgatttccgatatttgccaaaaactgattgcttgtatttaaactgctataaataacttgttggtgtataatatgtgaaacatatggcAAATCTATCCCTCATGAATGATATCACGTCATCTTGAGCAACAAACAACATTcctgtaacaaggtagaagccgcaatcagtttttggcagtgagTTTTATGTATCCTTTAtgtatgcagttaaaaaaaaaaattgttgactttaaaaatgtgtcttttaagAGTAATCTggccaagaagacagctgaaATTGCAAAAAATGCGAAAATAGttctgtaaatatattttaagtgGACAAAAGTGAGCTGATTGACTATAATGTAAGtgcaactagaaaaatttgcatttcctgcgaaaatgctgtgtggatgccttaacgctgaagatgtctgctgaaaaaagctgaaaaagttgaaaaaaaaaaccccaaaaatgtTGCCCTGAGCGggattcgaacctggccctTCTGGTACTCAAGGGAGGTACTCATCTCTCTGCACCAAACTCTTTCtcacaaagaagaggtggagagactgacaattgtgctgaaatgagcagaagctgctgagaattgtgctgataagaggtgaaaaggctTAAAATGTTTCAGAAGAGGTGAATAAGCAGAATTtgggcagaaaagaggtgaaaactctgaatattttgctgaaaagagttcaatcagcagaatttcttctgaaaagagttcaatcagcagaattttGCTGAGAAGaggttttttctgaaaacagcagaaaaaactgaaaattttcctgaaaagagttcaatcagcagaatttgtgctgaaaagagttcaatgagcaaaattctgctgaaaagaggtttttgctgaaaacagctgaaaagctggtatttgtgctgaaaagtggtgaaaaaactgaaagttgtgctgaaaaggggtgaaaaagcttaaatttgtgttgaaaagagttaaaaaagttttactgttaactgaaagaaatgttaccataagcgggatttgaacccgggcCTCCCAGTCCGAGAACGgatgctcatctcactgagcaTCCGTGAGAtgctttattgtgtggatgcctaacgcatccacacaataaagaataaagagaaacaggaactcaatagcaCAATCACAAAGATACTTGAGAAACAggtaatttttaaattttatatataaccACTTTCTAATACTTGTTCACCAAAGTCGATTTAGCAACATGCGTAATGAtattatacataaaaaaaacaacaaaaaaaaacacgcaaacattggaaatcactttttggcacaacaccggaaaTGTAGAATAAAGATGATTTTTGAGCTTTGACCACACtgagttgtgttttttctcggtcagtaaaagaatataaaagaacCGGATGTGATAATAACCAGAAGGAAAGATATCTCTTTGTTATCAGTAGATAATAATGCAGTGAGAAAATAAATTCCAAATAATTTATGCTTACAAGTAGAATTTGTATCATGTGCGACACTCAGTGTGTCCGACTTCACTTCAAGCTTTGGTGATCGCTTCATTTCTGCCAGTTATAGAAAGCAAGTATGTCAGCTTTGGGACtcagataataataatgatccaTGTCTTAGTTTTTTCTGATAACAGAtagataaatataataataaaatataaacacaataataaaaataaccagaacacaactttaaaatgcttttcattatttttaagggCTTTTTTCACAGTTGCACAATTTGAGCGTGTCCATGTGTTTTGTAATAAAACACCACAGTATTACCAGCACTGAGATTTTAACCAAGCTTTACTCAAGCATAACGttgattgatatatatatatatatatatatatatatatatatatatatatatatatatatatatgtatatatttatattatttatttatttatttatttatttatttctcttggTCTCAAATGAAATTAGCCAAAAACGCAACAATTCCTCCAACAATTCCTCCAACAATTCCTCCAACAATACCCAGGACTGCGTTGGCGAGCAAAGACAGACCTGCCatacctgcagagagaaaacaggCTTCAGAACACCAGACAGCTGATCGAGCAGTTAGATGAAGTAACTGAGCTGCAGAGGAGAGGGGGAGGGTTTATCCTACGACGGAGTATTAGAGCCACAAGAAAAAAGTTGTTGATATGGACATTACTGTTTGAACACAAACTGCCACATGCGCTATATCCGCTAAAGAAAATTCCTTATTTAGATGAGTTAGTGAAACAAACTGATCAGCCGTCTTGTGATACAACATTCATCCTCTTTATTGCACGAGGATGTAACCATCGATAACCTCGCATCTGTCCATTACCAGCCGCAGCTTTTTGTACAACCTAACACTTATCACCACACTGTGTTTATGAGcttaaagaaaaatcatttctttctttcttactaAAAACAGATTCTGAAGCACAATTTCACAAACTCTGATGACATACAGTAGCAACCGTGGGAGCTTTTCTTCAGACACTTGTAATCTCCACATTTcgactttattctcaaaatgattGATaagatttttcttaaataaatggTCCTAAAACTCTTTCGTATTACCCTCACTGCAGCACGGTCACATGTTATTGTTTGGTGGCTCTTTAAGGTTTACAATAATAAAGATTTTTGAGTAatgggaaacttttttttttttacctgctgactgtaaaagagaaaacagacttCCTGCTGCCACTCCTCCTCCATTGGCTATAG
Coding sequences within:
- the LOC113024579 gene encoding interferon alpha-inducible protein 27-like protein 2A isoform X2, with translation MILLTVVAFAVGAGVAVVSAPIVLAAVGFTSTGIAASSYAAIWMSATAIANGGGVAAGSLFSLLQSAGMAGLSLLANAVLGIVGGIVGGIVGGIVAFLANFI